Within the Agromyces ramosus genome, the region GGGCCATCGCCCTCGAGTTCGTCGATGATGCGGTCGACCGTCTCAACCGGTCGGTTCTGGCTCATCTTGTTCTTCGCCGTGAACCGCGTGATCGGGATGCGCAGTCCGACGGTGCCCGTCGCGATGCGGTCGGCGTACTCCGAGTTCTCGGCCGTGCCGCGCATGCGGCGAGGCTCGGGCATCGCGTCTTCGAAGTGGTCGACGAGCGACTCCAGCACGCGCAGGTTCTCGTGGGCGGGGAGCAGCTCGGGCGTGCCGTAGAGGTGCGCGGTGACGAAGTTCCAGGTCGGCACGGCGGGATTCGCGTCGTACCAGCCGGGCGAGATGTAGCCGTGCGGGCCCTGCACGATGATCATCACCTCGTGGCGTCCGAGCTCGTGCACGACCTCGTCTGGGCGACCGACGTGCGTGAGCAGCACGATGCCGTCGGCCTCCTCGTCGAGGAGCACCGGGTAGTGGGATGCCACGAGTCCTGCGGCATCCGTCATGCTCACGATCGTCATCCACGGGTGCTCGCGGATCAGGCGCTTGATGCCCTCGTCGCTCGCGAGCGTGAAGCTGGGGTTCTGGCGCATGCGATTCCTTCGGCGGGCGGGTGGTTCAGGCCTGGCAGTAGGGGCACCAGTAGAGCTTTCGGGCACCCAGTTCCTCGAGCACGATGTTCGTGCCGCACACGCGGCATGGCAGACCCTCGCGCTTGTAGACCCAGTGCCGGTCGGCCCGGTTGGCGAGCGCCGCGCGATACGCCTCGGGGTCGAGGTCGTCCATGGTCATCATCTGGCCGGTCTCGACGCCGAGGCGGAGGAGCTTGGCCCAGTCGTGCCACAAGTGGCGAACGTGCTCTTCGGGCACGAGCCGGCCCGGCGTGTGCGGGTTCTGGCGGGCGCGGAAGAGCAGTTCGGCTCGGTACACGTTGCCGATGCCGGCGACGACGTTCTGGTCCATGAGGAGCAGCGCGATGGGCGTGGGCTTCTTGGTGACGGATGCCACGAACCGGTCTTCGGCCGCACGGCCCGCGTCGATGAGGGGGTCGGGGCCAAGCCTCGCGACCACGGCCTCGACCTGGGCAGGGTCGAGCACCTCGCACGCCGTGGGGCCGCGCAGGTCGGCGCAGATCGTGTCGGTGAGCAGGCGCACGCGGACCTGCCCGACCGGTTCGGGCGGGAACGTCGCGAGGTCGCCACCCTCCTTCTCGGACTCGGACATGCGAAGACGCGCCTTGCGAGGCGCCCCGATCGAGGTGAGCGAGTTCTCTCCCGCCGTGTCGAACACGACCGCGTCGGGGTTCGGGCCCTCGAGGAACGTGCCCTTCTGGTTGGTCTGGCCCATGCGGCCGTTCGCCGACGCGATCGTGGCATCCATGCGGATGTCGCCGGCGAAGTCCCATGCGCCGTACATGCCCAGGTGCACGCGCAGCCACACGTCGCCCTCGAAGCCGAGGAACATCTGCTTGCCCACGGCACGGGCATCGGTCATCCGTCGCCCGTCGATCTCAGCGGCACCCAGGGCGAACCGGCCCTGCGGGCTCCACGCGTGCACGACGTGGCCGACGAAGTTGCGCTCGAACTGGCGGGTGATGCGATGGACGGAGTGACCCTCGGGCATCGCGCTGCTAGGCCTCGCCGGGGTCGACGTCGACGCCCTTGCCGGTGATGTCGCCGGTCGTCTCGTACTCGGCGAGCTGCGCGATGCGGCGCACGTGCCGCTCGTCGCCCGAGAACGGCTCGGCGATGAACGCGTCGATGTAGCGGATCGCCTCTTGGACGGTGTGCTGCCTGGCACCGATCGAGATGACGTTGGCGTCGTTGTGCTCGCGGGCGAGCATCGCGGTGTCCATGCTCCAGACGAGGGCCGCACGGATGCCCCGGACCTTGTTCGCGGCGATCTGCTCGCCGTTGCCCGAGCCGCCGAACACGACTCCGAGTGCACGGACGCCCGCAGCCTGGTCGCGTGCGACCCCGAGTGCCGCGTTGATGCAGAACGCCGGGTAGTCGTCGAGCGGGTCGTACTCGGTGGGGCCGTGGTCGACGACCTCATGACCGCCGTTGGTCAGGTGGTCGACGAGGGTGCGGCTGAACTCGAGGCCGGCGTGGTCGGTCGCGATGTGGATGCGCATGCGCCAAGTCTAGGGATTCGGCACCCACCGGAGGGCGCGTCCATGCGGCTGCGCCCACGCGAGCTGCTCGCCGTCGAGGGCGAGCACGAGATCGGAGCTGTCGTTCGGCACATCGTCGCGCACGCGGATGCCGCGAATGACGGTTCGGCCTTCGGCTGACAGCCAGTGGCCGGGCAGGTCGCGCACCTGCCGGACGAAGTCTCCGCGACCGGCCTCGTCGAGGTACATGAGCACGGCGGTGTGGAAGACGACGAGCGTGGCATCGGACGGCGCGGACGCGGCGAGCGCGGCGAGCTGCTCGTTGAGGTCGCCGCTGACGAGGCGGGGCGGGTCTTGCGCGGCGATCGCGGCGGCCATGCGGAGCCTGGCGCGACGATCGTCGTGCTCGGGCCAGACGAGGGCGTCGAGCCAGTCGACGTCGGCCGGCGAGCGCACGTCGAGGGGGCTGAGGTCGATGCCCGCACGCCAGACGATCTCAGGAAGGTGCGGCGGCACGGGTGCGGGCGTGTCGCCGAGGAGGGTGCACTCGAGGACGACAGGGCTGGGCCCGTCGGCCGGGTCGAGCGGTTCGCGTCCTGAATAGCGGTAGCTGTAACGGTCGGGGTAGAGGCAGAGTCCGGCCGAGGCGCCGACCTCGAGCAGTGCGATCGGTCCCTCGATGCCGCCGAGCACGGGAACGTGCAGTGCACAGCGGGCGGCCTCGTTCGTCTGCGTCGCGTGGGTGAGCGCGACCTCGCGCACCTCGCTCCAGTGCTCGGCGAGCCAGCCGGCGAACGCCGGATACGGACCGGGCTGCGCTCCGAGCAGGCGCGCGGCCGAGAAGACGAGGTTCGGTTGGCGCTTCGGCGACGGCAACTCGTCGATGAGCGCCAGCGTCGTGGCATCCGTCGCGACTCCGGCTGCCCAGGCCTCATAGGTGGCGGACATGCCGCGCGCCTCGACCTCGGCGAACGAGCGATACCGGTCGGCCGTCGCAGCCGACGCATCCGTGCTGGTGACCATGCGGTCACGCTACTCTGTCGACTCCACCGGCAACGGCTGTTCGCACACAGGTGCTCGGAGGCCTGCAGCCCGTAGAATGCGCGGATGCCCTCCGCCGACTCCGAATCCGCCAGCGCGCCCATGATCGACGCGCGAGATCTCGAGACGACGCTGCGGGTCCTGGCCACGCTCAGCGAGCTCGACGAGCACGACCCCGACTTCGAGACCGTGCGCCGGGCGACGGCGAAGATGTTCAAGGCCGTCAAGGTCGCACGCCGCCTCGAGAAGCGGCGAGTCGTGCAGGACGCCGACCGCGCCGTCATCGCCGCGACGGCGACCGGCGCTCCGACCCGGATCGATGACGAGACGCGCGGCGCAGACCTCATCAGCGGCACCGATGCGCGCACTGCGGGCGAACTCCGCGTGGCGCGCCCCTGCTACATCTGCAAGCAGCGGTACACGCTCGTCGACGCGTTCTACCACCAGCTCTGTCCGTCCTGTGCCGCGACCAGCCATGCCAAGCGCGACGCACGCACCGACCTCACAGGCAAGCGCGCACTGCTCACCGGCGGTCGCGCGAAGATCGGCATGTACATCGCGTTGCGGCTGCTGCGTGACGGCGCCCACACCACGATCACCACGCGGTTCCCGCGCGACGCCGCGCGTCGGTTCGCTGCGATGCCCGACGCGGGCGAGTGGCTGCACCGGTTGCGGGTCGTCGGCATCGACCTGCGCGACCCGGCGCAGGTCATCGCGCTCGCAGACGACGTGGCAGCACAGGGCCCGCTCGACATCCTCATCAACAATGCGGCGCAGACGGTGCGCCGCTCGCCCGGCTCGTACGCCCCGCTCGTCGAGGCGGAGTCCTCGCCGCTGCCTGATGGGCCGATGCCCGAGCTCGTGAGCTTCGGTCACACGAGCGATGCGCATCCGCTCGCCCTCGCGGAGTCCGTGTCGAGTCATCCGGTGCTCTCGTCCGGCCTCTTCGCCGGCACGATGACCGCCGACGACCTGACCGCGCTCGCGCTCGCCCCCGGATCGAGTTCGCTCGCCAGGCTCGCCGAGCGCACTGCGATCGATGCCGGCGGCCTCGTGCCCGACCTCCACCACGAGAACAGCTGGAGCGCCGTGGTGCAGGACGTCGACCCGCTCGAGATGCTCGAGGTGCAGCTCTGCAACACCACGGCGCCCTTCATCCTCGTGAGCCGCCTGCGAGCGTCGCTCGCTGCGACGACCGCTCGCCGCAGCTACGTCGTCAACGTGTCGGCCATGGAGGGCGTGTTCAGCCGTGGCTACAAGGGGCCGGGGCATCCGCACACGAACATGGCGAAGGCGGCGATGAACATGCTCACGCGCACGAGCGCCAAGGAGATGTTCGCCGACGGCATCCTCATGACGAGCGTCGACACAGGCTGGATCACCGACGAGCGCCCGCATCCGACCAAGGTGCGGCTCGCCGAGGAGGGCTTCCACGCACCGCTCGACCTCGTCGACGGCGCCGCGCGGGTCTACGACCCGATCGTGCGCGGCGAGGCGGGCGAGGACCTGACGGGGGTGTTCCTGAAGGACTACGAGCGCGCCGGCTGGTGACGCGCCGCCCCCGTCGGCAACCCCGCGCCGCGAGGCATCCGATGCTGCCACGTTCGTGCGCAGGATGACCCCGCCGATCCGGCGTCCGCGGGACTAGGCTGTTCCTCATTGCCTGCGGCCACGAGCCGCGTCGATGAGCTGCGAAGGAGCCCACGTGCCCGGAGAGAACCTCACCCGAATCGAAGCCGAGGAGCGCGCCGCGCTGGTCTCGGTGCACGACTATGACGTCGTGCTCGATGTGACCACTGGGCCGGAGGTGTTCCGCAGCGAGACGACCGTGCGCTTCTCGGCGCAAGCCGGCGCCTCCACGTTCATCGACGCGATCACCGCGGCGGTGCACTCGATCACCCTGAACGGCGTCTCACTCGACCCGGCCGAGGCGAGCGACGGCGTTCGCATCCAGCTGCCAAATCTCGAAGCCGAGAACGAGCTGACGGTCGTGGCCGACGGGCGCTACATGAACACCGGCGAGGGCCTGCACCGCTTCGTCGACCCGGTCGACGGCGAGGTGTACCTCTACACCCAGTTCGAGGTGCCCGACTCCCGGCGCATGTTCGCCGTGTTCGAGCAGCCCGACCTGAAGGCGTCGTTCCGGTTCACCGTGACCGCACCCGCCCACTGGGAGGTCGTGTCGAACTCCCCCACACCCGACCCGGTCGACGCGCACGACGGCGCGAAGACGTGGGCGTTCACGCCCACCGCCCGCATCTCGAGCTATATCACCGCGCTCATCGCCGGCCCGTACGCCGTGGTGCGCGATGAGCTGACGAGCAGCGACGGCCGGGTCATCCCGCTCGGTGTCTTCAGCCGCAAGAGCCTGTCGCAGTACCTCGACGCCGACTACATCTTCGAGAAGACGAAGCAGGGCTTCGAGTACTTCGAGGCGAAGTTCGACGTGCCGTACCCCTTCGAGAAGTACGACCAGCTCTTCGTTCCCGAGTACAACGCCGGCGCCATGGAGAACGCGGGTGCGGTGACGTTCACCGAGTTCTACGTGTTCCGCTCCAAGGTGACCGACGCCGTGCGCGAGCGCCGCGTCGTCACGATCCTGCACGAGCTCGCCCACATGTGGTTCGGCGACCTCGTCACGATGAAGTGGTGGAACGACCTCTGGCTGAACGAGTCGTTCGCCGAGTGGGCGTCGACGATCGCCACCGCCGAGGCCACCGAGTGGACCGAGGCGTGGACCACCTTCAACTCCATGGAGAAGAGCTGGGCGTACCGCCAAGACCAGCTGCCCTCGACCCACCCGGTGGTCGCGACGATCAACGACCTCGAAGACGTGCTCGTCAACTTCGACGGCATCACCTACGCGAAGGGCGGGTCGGTGCTCAAGCAGCTCGTCGCCTGGGTCGGCGTCGAGGCGTTCTTCACCGGTGTCTCGGCCTACTTCAAGAAGCACCAGTGGGGCAACACGACGCTGGCCGACCTGCTCGCCGAGCTCGAGGTCGCGAGCGGCCGCGACCTCTCCGACTGGTCGGGCCTCTGGCTCGAGACGGCCGGTGTGAACACGCTGCGTCCCGAGATCGAGGCCGATGACGCGGGAACGATCACCTCGTTCGCCGTGCTGCAGACGGCCGAAGCCGACTACCCCACCATCCGCCCGCACCGCCTCGCCATCGGCTTCTACAACCTCGTCGACGACAAGCTCGTGCGCGAGCACCGCGTCGAGCTCGACGTCGACGGCGACCGCACCGAGGTCGCCGAGCTCGTCGGCCTCGAGCGTCCCGCGCTCGTGCTCCTCAACGACGACGACCTCGCCTACGCGAAGATCCGGCTCGACGATCCCTCGCACGGGGTGGCGCTCGCGAACCTCTCTGCGATCGAGGACCCCCTGGCTCGGGCTCTCGTGTGGAGTTCGGTGTGGGATGCCACGCGCGACGCCGAGACCCGCGCGAGCGACTACCTCGCGCTCGTGCTCGGCAACATCGCCGCCGAGACCGAGTCGACGACACTGCGCATCGTGCTCGCGAACGCCGTGCTCTCGGCGAGCGCCTACACCGCTCCCGAGCGACAGGCCGAGGCTCGTCGCTCGCTGGCCGACGGCTTGTGGCGTCTTGCCCAAGAGGCCGCGCCGGGCAGCGACGCCCAGTTCCAGTTCGTGATGAACTTCGCGGGCATCGCTGAAGCCGGTTCGCACGTCGACGAGCTCGCCGCACTCTACGACGGCTCGCTCGAGCTCGAGGGACTCGAGATCGACACCGACCTCGGCTGGGAGCTGCTCATCGCGCTCGTTGCCGCGGGTCGAGCCGGCGATGCAGAGATCGACGCTCGCCTCGAGTCCGACAACACGGCGACGGGCCAGCAGTCGGCCGCGCACGCCCGTGCGGCGATCCAGACCCTCGAGGGCAAGGAGCGCGCCTGGGCCTCACTCGTCGACGTCGACACCGCGACGAACACCGTCGTGCGCGAAACTGCAGAGGGCTTCCTTCGAGCGACCGACCCGGCGCTGCTCGAAGCCTTCGTCGAGCGGTACTTCGCGATGCTCGAAGACGTATGGGAGAACCGCAGCTACGCCATCGCCGAGAAGCTCGTCGACGGCCTCTATCCGTCGCCGCTCGCGAACCGCGCCCTCGCCGACGCGAGCCGTGCGTGGCTCGAGTCGCACCCCGAGGTACCGGCACTGCGTCGCCTCATCGTCGAGCGCCTCGCGGGTGTCGACCGCGCCCTGGCCGCGCAGGAGCGCGACGCGCAGCAGTAGCGCCACGGGCGAGGGCGGCGTGGTACTCCGGTACCACGCCGCCCTCGCCTGAACCATTCCTGCGACGGATGCCCCCGCGCCGCGTTCTCCCTAGCGTTGAGCCATGATCACTGCAGAGGGGCTCGTCAAGCGCTATGGCGCGAAGACGGCCGTCAACGACATCAGCTTCACCGTGCGGCCGGGGCAGGTCACCGGCTTCCTCGGTCCCAACGGCGCCGGCAAGTCCACCACGATGCGCATGATCGTGGGTCTCGACCGACCCAGCGACGGCCGCGTCACCGTGAACGGCAAGCCGTATGCCGCCCACCGGGCGCCGCTGCACGAGGTCGGCGCGCTCCTCGACGCGAAAGCCGTGCACACGGGCCGCACCGCGTTCAACCACCTCCTCGCGATGGCCGCGACCCACGGCATCGGCGCGAGCCGCGTCCGTGAGGTCATCGAGCTCACCGGGCTCGAGTCCGTCGCACGCAAGCGCGTCGGCGGCTTCTCGCTCGGCATGGGCCAGCGACTCGGCATCGCGGCAGCGATGCTCGGCGACCCCGCCACCCTCATCCTCGACGAGCCGGTCAACGGCCTCGACCCCGAGGGCGTGCTCTGGGTGCGCCAGTTCGTTCGGCACCTCGCCTCCGAGGGCCGCACGGTGTTCCTCTCCTCGCACCTCATGAGCGAGATGGCGGTCACGGCAGATCACCTCATCGTGCTCGGTCGCGGTGAGATCATCGCCGACGCCCCGGTCGCCGACATCATCGCCGGGGGCACCCGCCCCCGCGTCCGCGTGCGGTCGCCGCACGCCTCGCAGCTCGCCGACCTGATCGCCGCACCCGAGATCGCGGTCGTGCGCTCCGAGGCGGGGGTGCTCGAGATCACCGGCCTCGAAGCATCCGGCATCGGCGACCTCGCCGCATTGCATGGAATCGCGATCCACGAACTCACCCCGCAGAGCGCGTCGCTGGAAGAGGCCTATATGGCCCTGACCGCCGACTCGGTCGAATACCGCACGGAGGCCGTCCGATGACCACGCTCACCCCGCCCGTCGCCCGACCCGCGCAGCGCGCCACGACCGCGCTGAACTTCCCGGGTGTGCTCCGCTCCGAGTGGATCAAGCTCCGCAGCCTCCGATCGACCATCTGGTCCTATGTGATCCTCGTCGTGCTCGCGCTCGGCATGGCGCTCCTGATGTCGCTGAGCTTCATCAGCGGCGGCGGTCCCGCAGCCGAGATGGGCCCCGCAGGCCTCTCGAGCGAGGCGCAAGCCGGGCTGCTCGTGCAGGCGTCGACGTTCGGCGCGTTCTTCGGCCAGCTCGTGGTCGCGGTGCTCGGCGTGCTCGTGATCACGGGTGAGTACTCGACCGGGATGATCCGCTCGACGCTCGCCGCCGTGCCGACCCGGTTGCCGGCCCTCGCCGCGAAGGCCATGGTGCTGTTCGCCGTGACCTTCGTGATGGCGACGATCTCGGCCGTCGGCGCGTTCTTCGTGGCGTCGGCCGTCTTCGCCGACTCGGACATCACGGCGAGCCTGCTCGACGCCGACGTGATCCTGCCGATCCTCGGCTCCGCGCTCTACCTCGGTCTCGTCGCCCTGTTCGCCCTCGGAGTCGGCACGATGCTCCGCTCGAGTGCCGGCGGCATCGCGACCGTGGTCGGCGTGCTGCTCGTACTGCCGCTCGTGCTGCAGATGATCCCCGCCGAATGGGTCGCCGACGTGCTGCCCTACGTGCTCTCGACGGCGGGCGTCGGCATGTTCTCCGACACCTCCGCTGCCGCCGATGCGCCGTCGTTCTGGGAGAACCTCCTCATCGTGCTGGCCTGGGTGGGGGCATCCATCGCCGGCGCAACGGTGCTCCTGAAGAGGCGCGACGCGTAGAGTCCAGTCCATGACGGAAGCACCGCTCTCCCCCGGCTACCCGGCTTCGGTAGTCGGGGGAGAACTTCGTCTGCCGAAGCCGCCGGGAGTCGTTCGGCAGTTCTGGGCGCGGCATCCGCGGCTCACCGACGCACTGATCGCCGCGCTCTACTTCGTGCCGACGTTCCTCGGCACCCTCTCATTCGTGTTCGTGCCGACCGGGCCGCCGCTCTGGCTCGGACTCGCGCAGCTCGTCGCCGTCGCCGCATCCGCCGCCGCCATGCTCGTCCGCCGCAGCAGGCCCTGGCTCCTCATGGGCGTGGCCTGGGTCGTCTGCCTCGTCGTCTACCCGTTCGGCTCGGTCGACCTGTTCCCGGTGCTCGTCGCGCTGTACGCGCTCGCGGTCTACCGGTCGACGCGAGCCGCGTGGATCGCCTTCGGCGGATCTGTCGTCGTCGGCATCGCGTCGGCCAACCTCGCCCTCCTGGCACAGGCCGGCGACACGGTGGCCCCCTTCGGCGCCGGGGCCCCGGAGTCCGCCGTGCAGTTCGCGATCCTCATGCTCATCGCGACACTCATCGGCGTCACGGTCGGCAACCGGCGCCGCTACCTCAACGCCCTCATCGCCCGAGCGCACGACCTCGCACGCGAGCGCGACCAGCAGGCGCAACTCGCCACCGCCGTCGAGCGCTCGCGCATCGCACGCGAGATGCACGACATCGTCTCGCACAGCCTCACCGTCATGGTCACGCTCGCCGACGGCTCCGCAGCGACCGCGGAGCGCGATCCCGAGCGAGCCGCGGAGGCGATGCGCCATGTCGCCGAGAGCGGCCGCACCGCACTCGGCGACATGCGGCGCATGCTGGGCGTGCTCGCCGAGCCCGCCACGCTTCCCGCGGACCTCTCGCCGCAGCCCGGCGCGGCGGCGATCCCGGCGCTCATCGGGAGCTTCCGGGCGGCCGGCATGCCGGTGCGCCTCACGACGACGGGCGCGGGCGTCTCGGACCCGAACCTTCAGCTCACGATCTACCGCATCGTGCAGGAAGGCCTCACGAACGCGTTCCGCTACGCGGCGAGCGCGACGCGGGTCGACGTCGACCTCGAGCACCGCGACACGGAGGTGCTCGTGACCGTGACCGACGACGCGACCTCGCCATCGGTCCCCGATCTCGAGGGCGGCGGGCTCGGCCTCGTCGGCATGCGCGAGCGGGTGGCGCTCTACGGCGGAACCCTCGAGGCCGGGCCGCGTGCACAACGCGGGTGGCGGGTGAGTGCGATGCTGCAC harbors:
- a CDS encoding FMN-binding negative transcriptional regulator; the encoded protein is MRQNPSFTLASDEGIKRLIREHPWMTIVSMTDAAGLVASHYPVLLDEEADGIVLLTHVGRPDEVVHELGRHEVMIIVQGPHGYISPGWYDANPAVPTWNFVTAHLYGTPELLPAHENLRVLESLVDHFEDAMPEPRRMRGTAENSEYADRIATGTVGLRIPITRFTAKNKMSQNRPVETVDRIIDELEGDGPYASPALAAEMRRTHEALRAARANSAAGA
- a CDS encoding DUF2332 domain-containing protein, which encodes MVTSTDASAATADRYRSFAEVEARGMSATYEAWAAGVATDATTLALIDELPSPKRQPNLVFSAARLLGAQPGPYPAFAGWLAEHWSEVREVALTHATQTNEAARCALHVPVLGGIEGPIALLEVGASAGLCLYPDRYSYRYSGREPLDPADGPSPVVLECTLLGDTPAPVPPHLPEIVWRAGIDLSPLDVRSPADVDWLDALVWPEHDDRRARLRMAAAIAAQDPPRLVSGDLNEQLAALAASAPSDATLVVFHTAVLMYLDEAGRGDFVRQVRDLPGHWLSAEGRTVIRGIRVRDDVPNDSSDLVLALDGEQLAWAQPHGRALRWVPNP
- a CDS encoding ribose-5-phosphate isomerase translates to MRIHIATDHAGLEFSRTLVDHLTNGGHEVVDHGPTEYDPLDDYPAFCINAALGVARDQAAGVRALGVVFGGSGNGEQIAANKVRGIRAALVWSMDTAMLAREHNDANVISIGARQHTVQEAIRYIDAFIAEPFSGDERHVRRIAQLAEYETTGDITGKGVDVDPGEA
- a CDS encoding ABC transporter permease subunit, translating into MTTLTPPVARPAQRATTALNFPGVLRSEWIKLRSLRSTIWSYVILVVLALGMALLMSLSFISGGGPAAEMGPAGLSSEAQAGLLVQASTFGAFFGQLVVAVLGVLVITGEYSTGMIRSTLAAVPTRLPALAAKAMVLFAVTFVMATISAVGAFFVASAVFADSDITASLLDADVILPILGSALYLGLVALFALGVGTMLRSSAGGIATVVGVLLVLPLVLQMIPAEWVADVLPYVLSTAGVGMFSDTSAAADAPSFWENLLIVLAWVGASIAGATVLLKRRDA
- a CDS encoding SDR family NAD(P)-dependent oxidoreductase, producing MPSADSESASAPMIDARDLETTLRVLATLSELDEHDPDFETVRRATAKMFKAVKVARRLEKRRVVQDADRAVIAATATGAPTRIDDETRGADLISGTDARTAGELRVARPCYICKQRYTLVDAFYHQLCPSCAATSHAKRDARTDLTGKRALLTGGRAKIGMYIALRLLRDGAHTTITTRFPRDAARRFAAMPDAGEWLHRLRVVGIDLRDPAQVIALADDVAAQGPLDILINNAAQTVRRSPGSYAPLVEAESSPLPDGPMPELVSFGHTSDAHPLALAESVSSHPVLSSGLFAGTMTADDLTALALAPGSSSLARLAERTAIDAGGLVPDLHHENSWSAVVQDVDPLEMLEVQLCNTTAPFILVSRLRASLAATTARRSYVVNVSAMEGVFSRGYKGPGHPHTNMAKAAMNMLTRTSAKEMFADGILMTSVDTGWITDERPHPTKVRLAEEGFHAPLDLVDGAARVYDPIVRGEAGEDLTGVFLKDYERAGW
- a CDS encoding sensor histidine kinase; the encoded protein is MTEAPLSPGYPASVVGGELRLPKPPGVVRQFWARHPRLTDALIAALYFVPTFLGTLSFVFVPTGPPLWLGLAQLVAVAASAAAMLVRRSRPWLLMGVAWVVCLVVYPFGSVDLFPVLVALYALAVYRSTRAAWIAFGGSVVVGIASANLALLAQAGDTVAPFGAGAPESAVQFAILMLIATLIGVTVGNRRRYLNALIARAHDLARERDQQAQLATAVERSRIAREMHDIVSHSLTVMVTLADGSAATAERDPERAAEAMRHVAESGRTALGDMRRMLGVLAEPATLPADLSPQPGAAAIPALIGSFRAAGMPVRLTTTGAGVSDPNLQLTIYRIVQEGLTNAFRYAASATRVDVDLEHRDTEVLVTVTDDATSPSVPDLEGGGLGLVGMRERVALYGGTLEAGPRAQRGWRVSAMLHTDAGSTNDAETDR
- the pepN gene encoding aminopeptidase N produces the protein MPGENLTRIEAEERAALVSVHDYDVVLDVTTGPEVFRSETTVRFSAQAGASTFIDAITAAVHSITLNGVSLDPAEASDGVRIQLPNLEAENELTVVADGRYMNTGEGLHRFVDPVDGEVYLYTQFEVPDSRRMFAVFEQPDLKASFRFTVTAPAHWEVVSNSPTPDPVDAHDGAKTWAFTPTARISSYITALIAGPYAVVRDELTSSDGRVIPLGVFSRKSLSQYLDADYIFEKTKQGFEYFEAKFDVPYPFEKYDQLFVPEYNAGAMENAGAVTFTEFYVFRSKVTDAVRERRVVTILHELAHMWFGDLVTMKWWNDLWLNESFAEWASTIATAEATEWTEAWTTFNSMEKSWAYRQDQLPSTHPVVATINDLEDVLVNFDGITYAKGGSVLKQLVAWVGVEAFFTGVSAYFKKHQWGNTTLADLLAELEVASGRDLSDWSGLWLETAGVNTLRPEIEADDAGTITSFAVLQTAEADYPTIRPHRLAIGFYNLVDDKLVREHRVELDVDGDRTEVAELVGLERPALVLLNDDDLAYAKIRLDDPSHGVALANLSAIEDPLARALVWSSVWDATRDAETRASDYLALVLGNIAAETESTTLRIVLANAVLSASAYTAPERQAEARRSLADGLWRLAQEAAPGSDAQFQFVMNFAGIAEAGSHVDELAALYDGSLELEGLEIDTDLGWELLIALVAAGRAGDAEIDARLESDNTATGQQSAAHARAAIQTLEGKERAWASLVDVDTATNTVVRETAEGFLRATDPALLEAFVERYFAMLEDVWENRSYAIAEKLVDGLYPSPLANRALADASRAWLESHPEVPALRRLIVERLAGVDRALAAQERDAQQ
- a CDS encoding ABC transporter ATP-binding protein, producing the protein MITAEGLVKRYGAKTAVNDISFTVRPGQVTGFLGPNGAGKSTTMRMIVGLDRPSDGRVTVNGKPYAAHRAPLHEVGALLDAKAVHTGRTAFNHLLAMAATHGIGASRVREVIELTGLESVARKRVGGFSLGMGQRLGIAAAMLGDPATLILDEPVNGLDPEGVLWVRQFVRHLASEGRTVFLSSHLMSEMAVTADHLIVLGRGEIIADAPVADIIAGGTRPRVRVRSPHASQLADLIAAPEIAVVRSEAGVLEITGLEASGIGDLAALHGIAIHELTPQSASLEEAYMALTADSVEYRTEAVR
- a CDS encoding Fpg/Nei family DNA glycosylase, whose product is MPEGHSVHRITRQFERNFVGHVVHAWSPQGRFALGAAEIDGRRMTDARAVGKQMFLGFEGDVWLRVHLGMYGAWDFAGDIRMDATIASANGRMGQTNQKGTFLEGPNPDAVVFDTAGENSLTSIGAPRKARLRMSESEKEGGDLATFPPEPVGQVRVRLLTDTICADLRGPTACEVLDPAQVEAVVARLGPDPLIDAGRAAEDRFVASVTKKPTPIALLLMDQNVVAGIGNVYRAELLFRARQNPHTPGRLVPEEHVRHLWHDWAKLLRLGVETGQMMTMDDLDPEAYRAALANRADRHWVYKREGLPCRVCGTNIVLEELGARKLYWCPYCQA